In Nomascus leucogenys isolate Asia chromosome 8, Asia_NLE_v1, whole genome shotgun sequence, a single genomic region encodes these proteins:
- the GOLGA2 gene encoding golgin subfamily A member 2 isoform X2 has product MWPQPRLPPRPAMSEETRQSKLAAAKKKLREYQQRNSPGVPTGAKKKKKIKNGSNPETTTSGGCHSPEDIQDILKVLVSDLNRSNGVALPPLDKWKTPKDNAASLQPSDDTVLPGGVPSPGASLISMAASQNHDADNVPNLMDETKTFSSTESLRQLSQQLNGLVCESTTCVNGEGPASSANLKDLEKQQNQEITDQLEEEKKECHQKQGALREQLQVHIQTIGILVSEKAELQTALAHTQHAARQKEGESEDLASRLQYSRRRVGELERALSAVSTQQKKADRYNKELTKERDALRLELYKNTQSNEDLKQEKSELEEKLRVLVTEKAGMQLNLEELQKKLEMTELLLQQFSSRCEAPDANQQLQQAMEERAQLEAHLGQVMESVRQLQMERDKYAENLKGESAMWRQRMQQMSEQVHTLREEKECSMSRVQELETSLAELRNQMAEPPPPEPPAGPSEVEQQLQAEAEHLRKELESLAGQLQAQVQDNEGLSRLNREQEERLLELERAAELWGEQAEARRQILETMQNDRTTISRALSQNRELKEQLAELQSGFVKLTNENMEITSALQSEQHVKRELGKKLGELQEKLSELKETVELKSQEAQSLQQQRDQYLGHLQQYVAAYQQQVATYQQLTSEKEALHNQLLLQTQLVDQLQQQEAQGKAVAEMARQELQETQERLEAVTQQNQQLRAQLSLMAHPGEGDGLDREEEEEEEEAAEVPPPMPSIPEDLESREAMVAFFNSAVASAEEEQARLRGQLKEQRVRCRRLAHLLASAQKEPEAAVPAPGTGGDSVCGETHRALQGAMEKLQIRFMELMQEKADLKERVEELEHRCIQLSGETDTIGEYIALYQSQRAVLKERHREKEEYISRLAQDKEEMKVKLLELQELVLRLVGDRNEWHGRFLAAAQNPADDPTSGAPVPQELGAADQQGDLCEVSLASSVEPAQGEAREGSPRDNPTAQQIMQLLREMQNPRERPGLGSNPCIPFFYRADENDEVKITVI; this is encoded by the exons ATGTGGCCCCAACCCCGCCTCCCTCCCCGCCCCGCGATGTCGGAAGAAACCCGACAGAGCAAATTGGCCGCAGCGAAGAAAAAG TTGAGAGAATATCAGCAGAGGAACAGCCCTGGTGTTCCTACAGGAgcgaaaaagaagaagaaaataaaaaatggcagtAACCCTGAGACAACCACTTCTGGTGGTTGCCACTCACCTGAGGAT ATTCAGGACATTCTGAAGGTGCTGGTGTCCGACCTTAACCGTTCCAATGGGGTAGCGCTCCCCCCATTGGACAAGTGGAAG ACACCCAAGGACAATGCTGCTtctctacaaccatctgatgacACCGTGTTACCTGGCGGTGTCCCTTCCCCTGGTGCCAGTCTCATTAGCATGGCGGCATCTCAG AATCATGATGCTGACAATGTCCCTAATCTCATGGATGAAACCAA GACTTTCTCATCAACCGAGAGCCTGCGACAACTCTCCCAGCAGCTCAATGGTCTTGTTTGTGAG TCTACGACATGTGTCAATGGGGAGGGCCCTGCATCATCTGCTAACCTGAAGGATCTGGAG AAACAACAGAACCAAGAAATTACGGATCAGTTGGAAGAA gaaaagaaagaatgccaCCAAAAGCAGGGAGCCCTAAGGGAGCAGTTACAG GTTCACATTCAGACCATAGGGATCCTCGTATCAGAGAAAGCTGAGTTACAGACAGCCCTGGCTCACACTCAGCATGCTGCCAGGCAGAAAGAAG GAGAGTCCGAAGATCTGGCCAGCCGCCTGCAGTATTCCCGGCGGCGTGTGGGAGAGTTGGAGCGGGCTCTCTCTGCTGTCTCCACTCAGCAGAAGAAGGCAGACAGG TACAACAAGGAGTTAACCAAAGAGAGAGATGCCCTCAGGCTGGAGTTATACAAGAACAC CCAAAGCAATGAGGACCTGAAGCAAGAGAAATCAGAATTGGAAGAGAAGCTTCGGGTCCTAGTGACTGAGAAGGCTGGCATGCAGCTTAACTTGGAAGAATTGCAAAAGAAGTTAGAGATGACGGAACTCCTGCTTCAACAG TTTTCAAGCCGGTGTGAAGCCCCTGATGCTAACCAGCAGTTACAGCAGGCCATGGAGGAGCGTGCACAGCTGGAAGCACACCTGGGGCAG gtAATGGAGTCGGTTAGACAACTACAAATGGAGAGAGATAAATATGCGGAGAATCTCAAAGGAGAGAGCGCCATGTGGCGGCAGAGGATGCAGCAGATGTCAGAGCAG GTGCACACATtgagagaggagaaggaatgTAGCATGAGTCGGGTACAGGAGCTGGAGACGAGCTTGGCTGAACTGAGGAACCAGATGG CTgaacccccacccccagagccCCCAGCAGGGCCCTCCGAGGTGGAGCAGCAGCTACAAGCGGAGGCTGAGCACCTGCGGAAGGAGCTGGAGAGTCTGGCAGGACAGCTCCAAGCCCAGGTGCAAGACAATGAGGGCTTGAGTCGCCTGAACCgggagcaggaggagaggctGCTGGAGCTGGAGCGGGCGGCCGAGCTCTGGGGGGAGCAGGCGGAGGCGCGCAGGCAAATCCTGGAGACCATGCAGAACGACCGCACCACCATCAGCCGCGCACTCTCCCAGAACCGGGAGCTCAAGGAGCAGCTGGCTGAGCTGCAGAGCGGATTCGTAAAGCTG ACTAACGAGAACATGGAGATCACCAGCGCACTGCAGTCGGAGCAGCACGTCAAGAGGGAGCTGGGAAAGAAGCTGGGCGAGCTGCAGGAGAAGCTGAGTGAGCTGAAGGAAACG GTGGAGCTGAAGAGCCAAGAGGCTCAAAGTCTGCAGCAGCAGCGAGACCAGTACCTGGGACACCTGCAGCAGTACGTGGCCGCCTATCAGCAGCAGGTGGCCACCTATCAGCAGCTAACCTCTGAGAAGGAGGCGCTGCATAATCAGTTACTGCTGCAGACCCAGCTCGTGgaccagctgcagcagcaggaagcTCAGGGCAAAGCGGTGGCTGAGATGGCCCGCCAAGAGTTGCAGGAAACCCAG GAGCGCCTGGAAGCTGTCACCCAGCAGAACCAGCAACTACGGGCCCAGTTGAGTCTCATGGCTCACCCTGGGGAAG GAGATGGACTGGAccgggaagaggaggaggaggaggaggaggcagcggAGGTGCCTCCGCCCATGCCAAGCATCCCGGAGGACCTGGAGAGCCGGGAAGCCATG GTGGCGTTTTTCAACTCAGCTGTAGCCAGTGCCGAGGAGGAGCAGGCAAGGCTTCGTGGGCAGCTGAAGGAGCAAAGGGTGCGCTGCCGGCGCCTGGCTCACCTGCTGGCCTCAGCCCAGAAGGAGCCTGAGGCAGCAGTCCCAGCCCCAGGGACTGGGGGTGATTCTGTGTGTGGGGAGACCCACCGGGCCCTGCAGGGGGCAATGGAGAAGCTGCAG ATCCGCTTTATGGAGCTCATGCAGGAGAAGGCGGACCTGAAGGAGAGGGTAGAGGAACTGGAACATCGCTGCATCCAGCTTTCTGGAGAGACAGACACCATCG GAGAGTACATCGCACTGTACCAGAGCCAGAGGGCAGTGCTGAAGGAGCGGCACCGGGAGAAGGAGGAGTACATCAGCAGGCTGGCCCAAGACAAGGAGGAGATGAAG GTGAAGCTGCTGGAGCTGCAGGAGCTGGTCTTACGGCTTGTGGGCGACCGCAACGAGTGGCATGGCAGATTCCTGGCAGCTGCCCAGAACCCTGCTGATGATCCCACTTCAGGGGCCCCAGTCCCCCAGGAACTTGGGGCTGCTGACCAGCAGGGTG ATCTTTGTGAGGTGAGCCTCGCCAGCAGTGTGGAGCCTGCCcaaggagaggccagggagggttCTCCCCGTGACAACCCCACTGCACAGCAGATCATGCAGCTGCTTCGTGAGATGCAGAACCCCCGGGAGCGCCCAGGCTTGGGCAGCAACCcctgcattccatttttttacCGGGCTGACGAGAATGATGAGGTGAAGATCACTGTCATCTAA